The DNA segment TCTCCGCGGACGGCAAGGCGGCGACGCCGTGAGAGCGAGCTTCAGCCGATACCGCCCGCGGCGCGGTCGACCAGCCACGAGAGTCGGCCTTTGAACCCGCGCGTGATGCGCGCGGGGCAGTCGAAGGCGTCGCCGTGGAGCGCCCACGCCCGTTCGAGCGCGGGGTTCTTCGACCCGCCGTAGGCGACCACATACACGTTGCGGGCCTCCGCGAGGACCGCGCGGCCGAGGGTGACGCGCGCCTCACGCGTGTCGGTCGCCGGGATACCGAGCACGACGCTCTCCATGTCGTTGACCGCGGGATCGCCAGGGAAGAGCGAGGCCGTGTGCCCATCGTCGCCGATGCCGAGCACGACGAGGTCGAACGCCGGCGGCGTGCCGGGGATCTCCTGCGCGAGGAGCTCGGCGTACGCGGCGGCGCTCGCGGCCGGGTCGCGCGTGCCGTCCATCGGGAAGACCCCGAGGAACGGGGTCGCTCCGAAGGCCTCGCGGACGGCGCGCGTGTTGCTGCGCGCGTGGTCGGGCCCGACGGCGCGCTCGTCGACCCAGAAGAGCTTCACGCGGTCCCACGGCACGTCGGTCGCGGCGAGCGCGGCGTAGGTGGGGAGGGGAGTGCCGCCGCCGCTCACGGCCATGGTCGCGGTGCCCCGCGCTCCGACCGCCCGCCGGAGGACGTCGGCGAAGAGCCGCGCCCCCTCCGCAGCGCCGCGCTGGGGGTCGTGGACGGCGACGAGCTTTCCTGGGACGAGTTGTGTGGCCACGAGCTGACGGCTTTCTGGGGCACGGGGAGGCGGAGGCGGAAGGCGACGAGGCAGGGTGGTCTGGCGGCCCCTCAGGGGGACGGGGCGCCGGGGGCGCCGCCCGGGAGGTCGGCCGATTCTTCGACGGGCTCCAGCGTCGCGAGCTCGTCCGCGATGTTCTCGGCGAACGCGATCGACTCGAGCAGGGCCGCGTCGAGAGGCGGGCGCCGGAGCGTCCGCTCGAGCCACTTCGCGGCCTTGTTCGCCCCGAGACGAACGCGCTGCTCCATGGCGGCCCCTCCCGAGGGGACGAGCCGCCAGGTGATCACGTCCGCGTCGGAGGTCTCGCCGCACTCGCCGCCGCTCGCCAGCTTGCGGACCGCGCTGCCGCGGAGGAGCTCGTGACCCTCTCGGGCGACGAAGGAGACCTCCGCGAGCGTGCACGGGGCCACGCCCTGCGGGGGCGGCACCGCGCGGAGGTCGATGCGGACCTCTCCGCCGTCGGGTCGCACGTAGCGGAGCGCGCCTCCCGCGCGGTAGGAACGAATGCCCAGGCGCGTGGCGAGCCACCCTACGAGGAGCGCCGCCTCCGACCCGATGGTGCTGTCGGGCGGCGACGCCTGCAGCACGCGGATGGACTCGATCCGCTCGGCGAACGGCGTGTGCGCGGGCTGATCGAAGAAGCGCGCGAACAGCTCTTGCCACGGCTGGAGGCGGGTCCACGCGAGGTCGGCGACGCGAGGCCCCTCGGTGCGCGAACGCGCGTAGGCCGCCAGGCCAACCAGGTTGCTCACGGAGGTGTACTCCGAGTCGATGAGCACCCGGTCGGCGCGCTCGGCGAGCTGCTCGAAGATGGCGTCGTTCGGGTGGAGCCTTCCGAGCCACACGAGCGCGATCGGGACCTCCGCGACGCGCAGAGACTCGACCACGCTCGGGATGCGCAAGCACATGGGCCCACGCGCCGTGAGCGAGATCCGCTCGGTGAACGAGTCCTTCTCGCCCCCGGGCGAGGTCACGTGCACGGCGCACCCCTCGAGGGAGCCCTGGCGTGACCCCGCCTCGAGGCCCACGACGATGGCGCGCGCCAGCAGCGACGCCGACACCTCGTCGACGACGTGGGTGTATTTTACAGCGATATCGATCGACTCCGCCACCACCACGAGGTTCATCGACAAGAGCCGGGTCGTCGGCCCGCGCGCCTCGCCGATGGCGCGCAGCTCGCGCTCCACGTTCGCGATGATCGCTGATGGCGGTGTCACGGCTTCCTCCACCGGCGCCCGTCGCGGGCGAGGAGATCGTCGGCCTGCTCGGGGCCCCACGAGCCCGACTCGTACACAGGCGGCGGCGCGCTCGCCTCGGCTCGCCACGCGTCGAACACGCGATCGATGAAGGCCCACTGCTCCTCGACCTCGTCGTGCCGGGTGAACAGCGTCGCGTCGCCGCGCATCGCGTCGAGGAGCAATCGCTCGTAGGCCTCGGGAGTGTTCGAGCCGAAGGCGGCGCCGTAGCGGAAGTCCATCGCGACGTCGCGCAAGATGGTCTGCTGCCCGGGCTCCTTCGTGATGAACCGCAGGGCGATCCCCTCGTCGGGCTGGATCCGAACCGGTGAGGACGTTCGGGCTCACGCCGCCGTCCGGCGCGCGGAACAGGTTGTGGGGCACGCGCTTGAACTGGATGGCGACCTCGGTCACGCGCCGCGCGAGGCGCTTGCCCGCGCGCACGTAGAAGGGCACGCCCCCCCACCGCCAGTTGTCGACGAACATGCGCATGGCCACGAACGTCTCGATCGACGAGGTCGGCGAGACGTCGGGCTCCTCGCGGTAGGCGGCCACCTCGTCGCCGCGGATCAGGCCGCGGCCGTATTGGCCGCGCACGACGTTCTCCTGCACCAGCGTGCGCTCCATCGGCCGGAGGGAGCGGAGCACCTTGACCTTCTCGTCGCGCACGGCGTCGGCCGCGAGCGAGATGGGGG comes from the Myxococcales bacterium genome and includes:
- the pgl gene encoding 6-phosphogluconolactonase; this encodes MATQLVPGKLVAVHDPQRGAAEGARLFADVLRRAVGARGTATMAVSGGGTPLPTYAALAATDVPWDRVKLFWVDERAVGPDHARSNTRAVREAFGATPFLGVFPMDGTRDPAASAAAYAELLAQEIPGTPPAFDLVVLGIGDDGHTASLFPGDPAVNDMESVVLGIPATDTREARVTLGRAVLAEARNVYVVAYGGSKNPALERAWALHGDAFDCPARITRGFKGRLSWLVDRAAGGIG
- a CDS encoding glucose-6-phosphate dehydrogenase assembly protein OpcA, which gives rise to MTPPSAIIANVERELRAIGEARGPTTRLLSMNLVVVAESIDIAVKYTHVVDEVSASLLARAIVVGLEAGSRQGSLEGCAVHVTSPGGEKDSFTERISLTARGPMCLRIPSVVESLRVAEVPIALVWLGRLHPNDAIFEQLAERADRVLIDSEYTSVSNLVGLAAYARSRTEGPRVADLAWTRLQPWQELFARFFDQPAHTPFAERIESIRVLQASPPDSTIGSEAALLVGWLATRLGIRSYRAGGALRYVRPDGGEVRIDLRAVPPPQGVAPCTLAEVSFVAREGHELLRGSAVRKLASGGECGETSDADVITWRLVPSGGAAMEQRVRLGANKAAKWLERTLRRPPLDAALLESIAFAENIADELATLEPVEESADLPGGAPGAPSP